In the Balearica regulorum gibbericeps isolate bBalReg1 chromosome 3, bBalReg1.pri, whole genome shotgun sequence genome, tctttcaaTGTCTGCTGTTgtcttttcctcaaaaaaaccaaccccccccccccccaaaaaaaaaacaaaccccaaaccaaacccaaaaccaactcCAAACCTCTGCATTATTAACCTAAATTTGTAGCTTACTACAAAAGGTTAATGTAAGTTTTCCAGAAATAGCACAAGTTGAATAAGAAGTTCAAATACGTGCTAATACCTAGAATACTTTGATAAAAATACTCTGCTTACTAACTCTAGGAAAAAATCTGGCTGGCTCAGGTTACTTTAGAGAGGTCTGTGGTCCAGAGAAATTGGTGATCTCTTTGATAGAAACCAGCATATATTTTTTGTCTATGTCTCTCTGTTAAGAACTTTATTTCATTGTCAGAATTGTTAACTTTGCCTACTTGTTTctcctgatatttttaaatatatagaaaTTTGTGTAAACTTCTAATACTAATTTCAAAGTTGTTTTGAGCCAATCTCTACCATTCCATTTACAGAAATATGACTTTTCAGTACATCATTTCCCTTCCTTGCTTAAGATAACATAATTTGTGACAGATCAGAAGATTCTCTAATGCCAAGATAGACATTAACTACCTCTTCTTTATCCATAAGCCCCCTTCTAGGACATCTTATCCCATTTCGCTTATATTAGTTCAATTATTAACTCTTTCAACGAAGGCATtacatgtttgtttttcaaatttcatttgtCAAATGCGAACTGATTTGGTTGGACGTTTCCATCCTAGAACTGCTGCCTGTAGAATAAGACTGAAGATTTTGAGCAGTTGATTTtagctgttttttcttaataaattctaacatttcaaaataaactttttttcccctgaaatttgTAAGTTTGACTGTACAATCACCTCATTTTGCTTAGTGTTGTTTATTTATTAGCTCAAAcatttaactaaaaataaagtCACGATTGCATTTTGGCTAAGGACTATTtacaaaatgtgaaagaaatccAAGCAATTAAACTAGTAAAATAACATAATGATCACATAGCAGTCATGATGTCATATGGGTCTTACTGGTTATTTATTAAAGTTTGGAGAAAAAGGCAATATAAATGTCATTTTGATTAACGCAGTATTTGTACAGTTCAGAAGACTGTAAATCCCAGGGACTGTCTGTCATACACCTTTCTTGGTGCTTTTTCCTACAGTGACACAGCAAATCCGCAGTCATGAAGATCCTTTAcctgctcttttctctcctcttcttggCACTCCAGGTTTCTCCAGGTAAGATGGAAAAGAGATGCTAGAAGGGGATTTTTGTGCACCTGAAGTCAACTTTCCAGCACATTTTAACCACTACTGGTTAAAATTGCTAGAAACTGAGCAGTAGTTAGTCGAATAGCTCAGTGCTCCCCTATTAAAACTCTTTCAAAGGTGGAGAAGTTATGACCTCTGcagaaaagtgaattttcacTTCTGATGTCTTCCTAAAAAGATCATGCTAAATGCTCTGGTGTTATACACCTGAGATGTGTCTGTGATCTTTGGATAACGGCACACTCAGCAGAGCATATGCAGATGAAAATGAAGCCTGGCAAACTATTTTTGGATAGGAGCCAGTATTAAAGCCTCTGGATCCATGACGTTTTTCTATAAAGGACAATGAGTCAGGAGGTCTGTCTCATTCTGCACTTGGACTTTAAGGCCATCCATTTAGATGCACTGTGAGGTAGGGATCCCACCTCTGCAAGGTGTAGACCTGCTTTGCAATCGCACCTCTTACATGGCCTTTCACCACAGCCAAATCTGGGCAACAGTCCTTAAGGCAAGTCGGTGGTGAAGGCATGGGATGAAGGAATGGGAAAGCCTGCTGGCATCACGACTGCATTGCCCTGCCCTGCAGAATGagggaaggaaatgttttgttatCATTGCAGGTCTGTCTTCACCCCGGAGGGACATGTTTCTCTGTAGAAAAGGGTCCTGTCACTTTGGAAGATGTCCCATCCATCTGATTAGAGTTGGAAGTTGCTTTGGGTTCCGCTCCTGCTGCAAAGCGTGAGTTTGACATTCACCAATCTTATCTGCAGTATGAGCAGAcaaatctgttttgcctgtgtcCTTAACCCCAAGGTGCTATTGAATGttcagattagatataaggaaaaaaactcacTACACCATGGGGACAGTCAGGCGTTGAAGTAGGTTGAGCTCCACAGTGCTCCTTCTCCTGAGATGTCCACCATGATCTGCCCCAGCAAGAAGGATAAAATATGGTTGGAGCTGTCAGCCTTGTGCTGTGTCAGCTCTGTTTGACCCCTTTACAGCTCCTATGCCAGAGGAAAATATCAGGGTTTGGTATATGCAGAACTGGGCTGCTGTGCTGTATGGGGAACAGAGGGGAATTCAGATAAGCTGCAGGGTGAACACAGATCTCTGAGTTCCATCAAATGTGTGCAAAAAGTGcaacagtaaaaagaaattatcataTGAAAGGTAACCACCTATTTTCATTTGGGAATGAATGCATTCACCCCAATATCAAGTGATATCAATTTAATTCCCTGCTTTCTCTGAAGCAATAGCAAAACACTCTTACTCACAGGTATGAGTGCACAGGGCTGTCCCAGCTTGACTGCACATGACATCATTGAGTATTTTGGAAAGTATTTATACCCAAGAGGAAAATACACATGGAATGAGAATAAGTAGGgagagaataaaagcagaaagagaatctgaatatttttttttttttttcctttgtacagGCCATGGAATCTATAAAACTTAATGGACTGCCCATTCAAGAGTGATGAAAATTTCTTGTAAACTTTGGAATTTGCTTTGAATCCTCTTACTGCTAAAACCACCTGATCCTGCTGCAAAGCTGCATGcacctttcattttttaatgcaaaaagcTTCATGATGTAGAGTTAAAGCCAAATGTATTCTGCATTGCTTTCCCTCCTTTTGAATAAATCGTTGTTGCTCAGCATTCACTGAAACATGGGTGTCTGTTGCATGGGTTGAGGTCGATGATCCTACCTGGGTTTTGACACACAAACCCCAGAGGGCAACAATTTACAGCACCAACTGCTCCTTAATTTGAGCTTTTCTGAGCTGTCCAGGGCTAGACAGATACAGACTGAAGACCTTACCCTCCAGTACCAAGAGGCAGACTGGCTGGCAGGACTCAGCTTCCCTTTGCAGGAATGTGCTCAGATGCCCAAATCCCTTTTTTCTTACTAtgcagaaatcttttctttgggaaagagaaatagaaatagtAAAAACCCAGGCACCCACCCACCATCACCATATGAGACTTAATGTTCTGGCTTCTGGAAGATACCTGTGAGCATCCAGGGAAAGATTTAggcctattttcttttttttaaatagtgcaaCAATTTATGTTAGTTTAtgtgaggtactggaacaggttgctcggagaagctgtggatgccctctccctggaagtgttcaagtcCAGGTTGGATGCCCCATtctttgggcaacgtgatctagtggagggtgtccctgcccatggcagggggggttggaactagatgggctttgaggtcccttccaacccaaaccattctgtgattctatgattctatgattttctctCTAGAAGTTGTTTGTCCTGCATAATTTCACAACAATGGATGtaagttttgcctttttttccccacctgtcCCTCTGAGAGGATGCATAAAAGATAATAGATGGAGAACAGCTTATACTGGTCTCTCTTCATTGACTCTTCTCCCAGTCTCTCCACCATACGGCACACTCCCTTCAGTTCTCTGTTGAGATacacacatttctgaaatgttgttcaggaagggattttattttcctgccaaAATTGCAACATTTATATGTCCCATGACTATTTCTTTGCACTTAGTAGGGAACAAACTTATCTTCAGGTGTCCCATCCAACTTCTAATCCTCCGTGGCGTGATTTCCTATACTCAAGTCTTTGCTACAGTAATGTAACTCAAAAGTCTTTGGAAAATGGGTGTTTGGAGGAATGCATGCCTGGAGAAGTAGTAGACCCTCTGCCTGGTGCTAGCTGATAATCCGGCGCTGTCGTGCAGTGAGACAGTTGGCAGGGCTCGCTCACACATCAAAGGGGGCTGAGAGGGTACTGTTGTCCCCCAGAGGAAACTTATCTAGAGGAAGCATCCAACACGCAACATGGCCATGCATTCAGCCAAAATGTCATGCTTCAGGCCTCTTCTCAGTGCATTTACAGCAGCTAGATTATGTCCACCATCAAAAAGCAGTTCAAAACTCATTGGGTAGATTATAGAAAAATGCCTCTgagtgtttctttctttttttttttttttttctctttggtatAGACTGTAGACTTGCTCTCTCTCACACACTGctaagagaaaagcaaagaaaatgcatagGAGCCTTATGGTTGAAAGCAAGTCTAGCACTCTGtattaagaagggaaaaaaggtacCAGAATAGAGACAAAGCAGTGAAAATCTGTGCCTGGAAAACATCAGGCTTTTTTTAGCTGTCATCATGACAGAAGTCGTAAGTTTTGCTGAGAAACGCAAGCGTACAAAGGAATTATCTTACAAAGAATACAATTGTTGACTATTCCTTAACCAGCAGATAagcaggattattttattttattttattttattttattttattttattttattttattttattttatttattttattttattcacttttaGCCCAAATACATTATGAAAACGTAACATCTAGCCTGTTGTTCCTTGCAGGATTTCCTACACTAAACGGTGTTGGATGGTGTTAACGAACTATACAGAGAAGGTCCTTAGAAGATCTGATttatgacatttaaaattacaaatttttagTTTTACAATCCCATAATAGACAGAAACCGCAAGAGGTCTTGACTCTTCCACAACAACACATGGAGCCCAGGCAGAACATCACACAGTGCTAGAAATTCCACTACTGACAATGTTCAAGGAACTAAAGCCATCCTCACCGGTCTGTTGGTTCTCCTGACTCTATTAACTGTGATGGGAGTCTAGACACCACTGCGTCTGTAGTCACCCAAATTAAGTGAGAGGAAGTGAATCCCCCCAAATGTGTTGCATGCAGTAGATATTGTGGAAGATATGGTAAACTTCACAGGTCGCATAATATTTGGTACTGAGATATTTCTTCTTGTCTCAGCCCATCTCTTACCTCTTACAGTTCTGCCTGAACTTGTCCAAACGTTTAATATTCCCTCGAGTAGCACCACTTGTAATGCAACCTTTTACAGTTATGTCTGGAAATGAAGTGCACACTGTGGAAGTGAGGGACAGGAAACACTGTTATTTCTCAACATGGCAGGAGTTAGAGAGTAGCTGGCCACCAACTGTTGAGGTTTCTCTACAattcaaaagctgaaatttctAGTTGACGCTTTGCAAGTCTTGACTTTTACCTTGACAAAAATTCTGGCCTCAGTATACAGGATATTGCTTGCTATGAACGGCCATACGTCACCCCTGTCCTGGGCCTTGTCCCCGGCAGCCACAGGCACCAGTAGCAGCAGGTACTTATGGAGGTCTGTGCTGGGTGGTGTGTCCCTTGGCTGGCCCCAGGGTCCTCCTCATCTTGCTCCAGCACACTGTAACCCTCTTTGTAGGAGGCCCTGatgggagctgtgctgctccaTGCTTCATCGCACCATGCAGCATGGAGGGATCTCCCTTGCCCTCATCAGCACTTGGGCTGATCCCATGGGCAACCCTCAAGGAGACCTTTGTAGAACTTGGAACTAGATCTCCCAGGCTGGCTGTCCATCTCCCCCCAAAGAAGACATCTTGAAGGGGTGCATGGATCAGATGGGTAGTCCTGCAGGGAGTGGGCAGGGAgtcctctcctctccacccATCTCAACACAACCTGAGGTTAGACTGGCTGCTCTCTGCCATCAGGCTGACCTCACCCTTTCTACAAAATGCCTCCATGATTGTGATCCACCTGAGGGTAAATATGTATGTGCATCCATGAGCACGCGTGTTCTTAAGAAATGACTCTGGTGAAGCCTTCTCTTTCCAAGAAGGCCACTCTCTGCCATCATCAACTTTCCAGCTGGATACGTAGCACCTGGCAGAGATGTTAGGCTTCTGTTTGTTGGCATTTGCTTCTGTCATGTTTCACTGGGTAGCTTAATCCAGCTCTCGCTTGCTATGATGATGGCTCTATGCTGActctatttttcagaaatgcaacacattaaaaaagcGGTTGTAATTTTGTCTTCAGGGAGATTACTTGGCCTCAAAACTCTACTGAGTGATGGAGTTGTGGAGCAGAAGGCTCTGAAGAGGTTTACATTTTCCACCTTACTCAAAAAGCAGATTCATACATATCATCAAGAAGTACAGCACAGACATACAGTTACTTCCCGTCTTGACAAAGGTGAACATCCCTCCTAGGGAAGCCAAGCCATGGGATCTCCAAGTCCAGGCGTCATCTCTTAGGACACATACAGGGAATGTCCTGTGCTCACCTCACCCCTTTCAGAGGTTTAATTGTCTGTTTTCAAAGCCAGGATTCACCTGGGGCTGCTACATGGCCATGAGTAACAGTGCTACATGAGAAGGAGCTGTGATAAGCAGGACTCTCCCAAACATCACttgaaaactgcttttacattcaatttcttttccccGGCCCTTGCTTGAGCTTTGCCAGCTTTGATCCTGGCTATACACCTTGCTGACCTGCCTCCCTGGTTTAAACCTGGAGCTGCCTCGCTGCTGTGAAGCCACACTTCCCTGATGGAACAGCCTGGCCTCGCTGCTCCCTGGCAAGTATTTTGATCACCGGCAGACCTGCACATGGACAAACATATGTGTTcgcctgcagctgcagcagagctttgcATGTTGGTTTGTAGAAGGGTTGAGGTTAGTGCCTCatagcagagagcagcaggggTGGTTTGTATGGTCTCCagatgggaaaggaggaggaggcattctgtttcttccctggAAATCAGCAAATTTTAAGATATAGGTTACCCTCAGCAagcttgcagatgacaccaaactgggaggagtggctgatacacccAGATGTTGTGTTGCCACCCAGAGGAACCTCGACAGGCTGGGTAAATGGGCCagcaggaacctcatgaagtcCAACATGGAGAAGCGCAatgtcctgcacctggggaggaacaatcCCATGCACCAATATATGCTGGGGTCCAcccagctgaaaagcagctttgcaggaagGCTGAATGTAAGCCAGCAATGGGTTCTTGTGGCAAAGATGACTATTCTGAAGGTATCTTGGGCTGCATTACACCAAGTATtgccagcaggatgagggaggTGATCATTCCCCTCTACTCAGTGCTCATGAGGCCgcacctggagtgctgtgtccagttctgggctccccagtccAAGAGACACATGGACATTCTGCGGAGAGTCCAACAAAGAGCCTCCAAGGTGATGAAGGGATGGGAGCATCTcttctatgaggaaaggctgagagagctgagcctggagaaggctcaggggggatCATATTagtgtatataaatacctgaagggagggtgcaaggaggacagagccaggctcttttgAGTGGTGCCCAGCGCCAGGACCAGAGGCCATGGGCACACACTGATGCACTGGAGGCTCCCTtggaacatcaggaaacactcttttactgtgagggtgactgagcactggcacaggttgccagggaaattgtggagtctccatccttggagatattcaaaagccatccgGACACAGTCCTCAGCAACTAGCTCTGGGTGATCATCTTGAGCCAGTGGCTCAGACCAGAGGacctgaggtcccttccagcctcaaccagtctgtgactctgtgattttgtgaaacTACATGTCTTTATTGAAGCCAGGAAAAGCAGTCTCTGCCCAACCAGGCCCATGATGGAATGTCTC is a window encoding:
- the LOC104631045 gene encoding antimicrobial peptide THP2 isoform X1, yielding MKILYLLFSLLFLALQVSPGLSSPRRDMFLCRKGSCHFGRCPIHLIRVGSCFGFRSCCKAPWNL
- the LOC104631045 gene encoding antimicrobial peptide THP2 isoform X2, with amino-acid sequence MKILYLLFSLLFLALQVSPGLSSPRRDMFLCRKGSCHFGRCPIHLIRVGSCFGFRSCCKA